The genomic region AATAGCGAAAAACAACAGGACCTTGACCGGGTCCTGTTGTTTTTTAGGTTATAGACTTAACAACCGTGATGAATTCCTGTAGTTTAGCTCTATCAGCAAAGAAAATCTGAGCAAAGTCTTTCTTGCCGCCTCCCTTTCCTCCGAGGGGGATTCCGTATTCTTTGACAATTTCACCGCAGTTGAGATCTGAGGTGAGGTTGTGGGAGAGGAAAACGCGGTTGTTTACTTCTGCTAGGACAAGATAGTTTCCTAAAGCAAGAACTTCCCTTATCAGCAGCTGGGCTGTCTCTGGCTCTTCTCCTGAATCGAGGTGATGTACAATTATTGATCCATTGGATTGCTTCGTGAGATCCTCTGCAAGGTAGGCTAACAGCTGCTGCTTTACCTTTTTCAGTTCCTGTTCTGCAGTCCGTTTCGCCTCTAATTCAGCGGCTACCCGCTCCAGAACATCCTGCTCGGCGCTGGAAAACATTAAGGCCAGCTTTGATACGGCATCAAATTTATCCTGATAATCTATGAGGGCTCGTTCGCCGCAGCGGTAATAGATTCGGGTCATATTTCTGATTTTTTCTGTTTTCATGATCTTAAGCAATCCCACTTGACCGGTACTTGACAGATGGGTACCGCAGCACGGAACTGCATCGTATCCAGCAATTTCCACAATGCGGATTTCTGAATTGACCTGCGGCTCTTTGCGGAGCAGTTTAGGATCAACTTCTGCCAAATCTGTGATAAAATATGTGTTGATGGCCTTATCGGCTTGAATCAGCCGATTGATTTTTAACTCTGCCTCTCTAATAATTGCCGATGGCAGCTCTTCAGCAGTAATATCCAAAGTAGAGTATTCGTCTGATAAATGGAAGCCCCAGGTTTGCCAGCCAAACTCCCGGAAAAACGCAGCTGAGAGCAGATGCTGGCCGGTATGGTGCTGCATATGGTAAAAGCGGCGATCCCAGTCTATCCGACAGTTTACTGGGTTGTTTTGGGGTGCTGTGGGCAGAACATGGTAAACCACTCCTTGTTGTTCATAAACATCTAGAACCGGAATGTTTTCGATAAATCCAGTATCCGCAGGCTGACCACCGCCTTCAGGATAGAAAATGGTATTTTCCAGCACCACATGATAGTTATCCTGAATTTTAGCTGCGGAAACCACTCTGGTTTGATAATCCACTTGATAGGGGTTGAGATAATACTGTCTATTTTGCAAAATTAAACACCTCTTTGCTGTGCTGCGTTAACGATACGAAAACTACTTCGTTACAGCTTGGCTGCAGTCCTGCCTCAAGGTGAATTGTTGATTATACAGCAGGGTTATGGTATCATAATTTTAGAGCATTTTTATGTGTATTGAGGCGGTGCCACAGATAGCAGGTCCTTTCTGGTGACCGCCGTTTTTTATATATTTGGCAATAATAAGCTGGGGAGATGATGGTTTTGCAAAATGTATTTGATACGCTCAAGGAGCGGGGGTTTATTGAACAAACCACGCACGAAGACGAGATCCGTGAACTGTTGGGAAAAGAAAAAGTAACATTCTACATCGGTTTTGATCCCACAGCCAAAAGCCTAACTGTTGGCCACTTTCTGACCATTATGGCTATGGCGCATATGCAGAGGGCGGGGCACCGGCCGATTGCGCTGATTGGCGGCGGCACTGTGATGGTAGGAGATCCAACTGGTAAAACCGATATGCGGAAAATGATGACCGTCGAAGAGATTGAGGCCAATGCGCAGGCATTCAAAAAGCAGTTTTCCCGCTTTATTGATTTTAGCGATGAAAAAGCGCTGATGGTTAATAATGCTGACTGGCTGCGGGAGTTG from Bacillota bacterium harbors:
- a CDS encoding alanyl-tRNA editing protein; translated protein: MQNRQYYLNPYQVDYQTRVVSAAKIQDNYHVVLENTIFYPEGGGQPADTGFIENIPVLDVYEQQGVVYHVLPTAPQNNPVNCRIDWDRRFYHMQHHTGQHLLSAAFFREFGWQTWGFHLSDEYSTLDITAEELPSAIIREAELKINRLIQADKAINTYFITDLAEVDPKLLRKEPQVNSEIRIVEIAGYDAVPCCGTHLSSTGQVGLLKIMKTEKIRNMTRIYYRCGERALIDYQDKFDAVSKLALMFSSAEQDVLERVAAELEAKRTAEQELKKVKQQLLAYLAEDLTKQSNGSIIVHHLDSGEEPETAQLLIREVLALGNYLVLAEVNNRVFLSHNLTSDLNCGEIVKEYGIPLGGKGGGKKDFAQIFFADRAKLQEFITVVKSIT